A region from the Benincasa hispida cultivar B227 chromosome 8, ASM972705v1, whole genome shotgun sequence genome encodes:
- the LOC120083254 gene encoding uncharacterized GPI-anchored protein At1g61900, with the protein MEERLFFKLGFHAFLLQVLLLLLYFHEASCIPSTYPTRHLSNEKPMDDMYPVIAPSGNPKPFIPLLAPSPLVPFTNTTVPKLSGQCLLNFSATETLMSMTAIDCWAPFAKQMANVICCPQLEATLAILIGQSSIDTNVLALNGTLAKYCLSDIEQILVGQGASERLRHICTVHPANLTEGSCPAKDISEFETTIDTSKLLAACNKIDPVKECCNAICQNAISEAATKIAMISTDFLGMPGSQVLPEQSARVRDCKTIVLRWLASKLHPANAKEVLRVLSNCNVNKVCPLEFPDMKYVANACGNAISNKTACCLAMESYVTHLQKQSLVTNLQALDCATALEMKLRKSNITKDVYGLCHISLKDFSLQVGNQEFGCLLPSLPSDAIFDPSSGISFVCDLNDHIPAPWSSTSQMTASSCNKTIKIPALPAAASAQSGLYNDGVLHVLLIAFSVTLMMLI; encoded by the exons ATTTCCATGAAGCTAGCTGCATCCCATCAACTTATCCAACACGGCACCTGTCAAACGAGAAACCAATGGATGATATGTATCCTGTGATTGCTCCAAGTGGGAATCCAAAGCCATTCATTCCTCTCCTTGCCCCTTCTCCATTGGTACCCTTCACAAATACCACCGTTCCAAAGTTATCAG GACAATGTCTGTTGAACTTTTCTGCAACTGAAACTTTGATGAGTATGACTGCTATAGATTGTTGGGCCCCTTTTGCAAAACAAATGGCCAATGTTATTTGTTGTCCACAGTTGGAAGCTACTCTTGCTATCCTTATTGGTCAGTCCAGTATAGATACTAATGTTCTTGCTTTAAATGGGACGCTTGCCAAATATTGCCTCTCAGATATTGAGCAGATTTTGGTGGGGCAGGGTGCAAGTGAACGACTTAGACACATATGCACAGTTCATCCAGCCAATCTCACTGAAGGATCTTGTCCGGCTAAAGatattagtgaatttgagaccACCATCGATACCTCTAAGTTGCTTGCTGCATGTAATAAAATTGATCCTGTGAAAGAATGCTGCAATGCAATCTGTCAGAATGCCATTTCAGAAGCTGCTACAAAGATAGCAATGATATCTACAGATTTCTTGGGTATGCCTGGATCTCAAGTCTTGCCTGAACAGTCAGCTAGAGTTCGTGATTGTAAAACTATTGTCCTCCGATGGCTAGCAAGCAAACTTCACCCTGCTAATGCCAAGGAGGTTCTTAGAGTACTGTCCAATTGCAATGTCAATAAAG TTTGTCCACTGGAATTCCCTGACATGAAATATGTTGCCAATGCTTGTGGGAATGCGATCTCTAACAAGACAGCTTGCTGCCTGGCCATGGAAAGCTATGTAACGCATCTGCAAAAGCAGAGCCTGGTTACCAACCTGCAAGCTTTGGATTGTGCTACAGCATTGGAAATGAAATTACGAAAGTCAAATATTACCAAGGACGTGTATGGCCTATGCCATATAAGCCTTAAGGATTTCTCCCTTCAAG TTGGAAATCAAG AGTTTGGATGCCTTCTACCAAGCCTGCCTTCAGATGCCATATTTGATCCATCTTCAGGTATCAGCTTTGTTTGTGATCTGAATGACCATATACCAGCTCCATGGTCTTCTACATCCCAAATGACAGCATCATCATGCAATAAGA CTATCAAAATTCCTGCACTTCCTGCAGCAGCATCTGCTCAAAGTG GCCTTTATAATGATGGTGTTCTACATGTCTTGCTCATTGCTTTCTCAGTGACCCTTATGATGCTAATTTAG